From one Streptomyces spiramyceticus genomic stretch:
- the rplM gene encoding 50S ribosomal protein L13 has translation MRTYSPKPGDVTRQWHIIDAQDIVLGRLATTAATLLRGKHKAIYAPHMDMGDFVIIVNAEKVHLSGNKKTQKMAYRHSGFPGGLRSVRYDELLAKNPEKAVEKAIKGMIPKNTLGRQVLSKLKVYAGPEHPHAAQQPVPYEITQVAQ, from the coding sequence GTGCGTACGTACAGCCCCAAGCCCGGCGATGTCACGCGCCAGTGGCACATCATTGACGCGCAGGACATCGTCCTGGGCCGTCTGGCGACGACTGCCGCCACCCTCCTGCGGGGCAAGCACAAGGCGATCTACGCCCCGCACATGGACATGGGCGACTTCGTCATCATCGTCAACGCCGAGAAGGTTCACCTCTCCGGCAACAAGAAGACCCAGAAGATGGCTTACCGCCACTCCGGTTTCCCGGGTGGTCTGCGTTCCGTTCGTTACGACGAGCTGCTCGCGAAGAACCCCGAGAAGGCCGTCGAAAAGGCCATCAAGGGCATGATCCCCAAGAACACCCTGGGCCGTCAGGTGCTCTCGAAGCTCAAGGTCTACGCAGGTCCCGAGCACCCGCACGCTGCTCAGCAGCCGGTGCCGTACGAGATCACCCAGGTCGCGCAGTAG
- the rpsI gene encoding 30S ribosomal protein S9 has protein sequence MAETTVETPVEGTDAEETFDAVTTFESEVPVEGEYTSESLAGRFGEPQPAAGLGRRKNAIARVRIVPGTGKWKINGRTLEDYFPNKVHQQEVNEPFKVLELDGRYDVIARIAGGGVSGQAGALRLGVARALNEADVDNNRATLKKAGFLSRDDRAVERKKAGLKKARKAPQYSKR, from the coding sequence GTGGCCGAGACCACTGTAGAGACGCCCGTCGAGGGTACCGACGCCGAAGAGACCTTCGACGCGGTGACGACCTTCGAGTCCGAGGTGCCCGTCGAGGGCGAGTACACCTCCGAGTCGCTCGCGGGCCGCTTCGGCGAACCGCAGCCGGCTGCCGGCCTGGGTCGTCGCAAGAACGCCATCGCCCGCGTCCGGATCGTTCCGGGCACCGGCAAGTGGAAGATCAACGGGCGTACGCTCGAGGACTACTTCCCGAACAAGGTTCACCAGCAGGAAGTCAACGAGCCCTTCAAGGTGCTCGAGCTCGACGGCCGCTACGACGTCATCGCGCGTATCGCCGGTGGCGGCGTTTCCGGCCAGGCCGGTGCGCTGCGCCTGGGCGTTGCCCGTGCGCTGAACGAGGCGGACGTGGACAACAACCGCGCCACGCTGAAGAAGGCCGGCTTCCTCAGCCGCGACGACCGTGCGGTCGAGCGCAAGAAGGCCGGTCTCAAGAAGGCCCGTAAGGCGCCGCAGTACAGCAAGCGCTAA